GAATCATCCAACTATAACTGCTGAAATGATTGAAAAGTATTATGAGTGCAATAAGGAAAAGAAAGAAATAGAAAAACAGATGGAAGAACTAAAAGAACGATTTCATCTATATTTTGACAAAAGCTTTGGAGAAGATGAAAAAGCAGAAGTTGTGATGGGAGGATACAAGCTGCAAAGACAGGTTAGGAAATCGGAGAAATATTCCGATGAAACTGTTCAAAAACTTGAGGATTTGAGAATGACAGAACTGATAAAGACGGTTAAAAAGCCGGATGATGCTAAAATCAAAGCCGCTATCCAACTTAATTTGATCCAAGAAAAGGACTTGGAAGGTTGTTTAGTAACCAGTTCATCATTAGCGATTTCCGTAAAACCGCTTACACCGAAATAATATAAGAGGGGGGATGGAGAGGTGTCAGAGCAAAAACAGATTAGACCGATTTCTAAAGGTGCATGGTTCCGAATCGTGTTTCTTGCATTTGCTCTTGTTAATCAGCTACTCGTAGTTTATGGAAAATCGCCGTTACCTTTTACAGAAGCTCAGTTGGAGCAACTATTCAGTTTAGTTTGGACTGCCGTGGCGGCGCTCGTTGCTTGGTGGAAGGATAATGATTGGTCAGAGAAAGCTAGAAGCAGAATTAAGTAGAGGGTGTGCTAGGCCGAGGTGATACCACCTTGGTTTTTTGTTATTTAGATAGCGTGGGTGGTGAAGAAAAATGAAAGTACTGCTTTTCGCAGACCCTGGAATTGATGACTCTTTAGCAATTATCTATGCATTGCTTCATCCTGAACTTGAGCTGATGGGAATAGTTACAGGATATGGGAATGTTTCTGTATATGATGCAACACGAAATGCCTCCTTCCTTTTAGCGCTTGCAGGAAGATCAGATATTCCCGTAATTAGGGGATCTTCTCAGCCTCTAAGTGGTATTCCTACAACCTTTTATCCAGAAATACATGGACCACAAGGGTTGGGTCCGATAATTCCGCCGGAGGATTTTCAGGCTGATGTCAGCTCGTTTGAAACTATGTTTGAGGTTATCGAGAATAATATAGAAGAACTTGTAATTGTTGATGTGGGTAGACAAACATCCCTTGCTTTTGCATTTAATCTCAGACCTGAACTAATGGACCAGGTTAAAGAGGTATATCTAATGGGTGGAGCATTTATGGTTCCTGGTAACGTAACAGATGTTGCGGAAGCCAACTTTTGGGGAGACCCGATTGCTACTTCTGTAATCTTGAATAAAGCGAAAAAAGTATATATAACCCCACTAAATGTAACAAACAGGGCCATAATTACCAGGGATATTGCGACATTCATTTTCACTCAAACTAGCAGTCCGTACAAATATCTAATCCCAGCTGTCACCAATTATTATGCTACATTTTACGACCAGGTGATGCCTGGTATAGATGGTTCACCAGTGCATGATGTATTCACTCTTTATTATCTATTGAATAAGGATAAAACATATACAATTCAAAGAGATGTAAGGGTTGCAGTTGTTGATGTAAACAGAGGGCAAAGTATAGCGGACTTAAGGATGGTTTACAAAAAGCCTGAACGGAAGCATTATATAGCGATGGATTTTGATTATAACGATTTTATTGATGACTTTACAAGGGTGAATTTGAGAGACGCAAGCCAATAAAGAATTAAAAATACTGGGAGCCCCAATTATCTAATTGCTGAATAAAAAACAGTGATGTGACTATTATAAAAACATAGTAGTTAGATGGGGTGATGGGTTAATGGATTTGAATTGGATTTGGAAAGCGGTTTTAATAACTATAATAGGAACGTTTTTACTAAGAATTGCAGGAAGAAAGTCCATTTCACAGATGACTTTAGCTCAAGTGGTAATAATGATTGGTATCGGATCTCTGTTAATTCAACCTTTAGCAGGTAAAAGCATTTGGGTAACGTTTGGAGTGGGTATCACTCTTGTAGTAACGCTTGTATTAATGGAATTCTTGCAATTAAAATCCGACATTTTTGAAAAGTTGATTACGGGAAAATCCAAAATACTAATAGAAAACGGAAAATTAAATGTAAAAACATTAAAGAAATTAAGATTTACCATTGACCAACTGGAGATGAAACTTAGACAGAATAGTATATCTAGTATAAGTGATGTAAAGTGGGCCACACTAGAACCAAACGGTCAATTAGGGTTTGAGTTAAACGAGCAAGCAAAGCCCATAACTAAGAAAGAATGGAATCTCCTCTATCAAGAAATTCAACTCTTAAAAATAATGATTAACCCTTCAAGCAAACCAAGCTGTCTTGATAAAGAGAAAGAGGGAAATCTATTTACCGAAGTTAAAAATGGAAAACATAAATTAAAAAAACGTCCTAATGAGGTACTTGATTAATCTTTAACAAAAAAAGCCGGTATACCGGCTTTTTTTAATGGATATTACGATATACTCCGATTACTTTACCAAGAATGCTCACATTTCGGACAATGATCGGTTCTAAAGTAGAGTTTTCCGGTTGTAAACGGATATAATCCTTTTCTTTAAAGAAGCGTTTGACAGTAGCCTCATCTTCTTCTGTCATGGCAACGACGATGTCTCCATTGTTAGCGGATTGCTGCTGACGAACGATAACGTAGTCGCCATCAAGGATCCCGGCTTCGATCATGCTATCTCCCATAACCTCAAGCATGAAAACTTGTTCGTCTGGTGCCACATAACGATCAGGAAGCGGAAAGTAGTCCTCGACGTTCTCAATGGCTGTAATTGGCTGGCCCGCGGTGACTTTACCGATGATTGGAACATTAACTGCAGATATTTTAGGTACCAGTTCGTCTTCCATAATCTCAATGGCTCTCGGTTTAGTAGGGTCTCGGCGTATGAGACCTTTGCTTTCTAGTCGTGCAAGATGACCATGAACCGTGGAGCTAGAAGCAAGTCCAACTGCTTCCCCGATTTCACGGACGGAAGGTGGATATCCTTTTGCTTGGACTTCTTTTTTTATGTAATCTAATATGTCCTGTTGCCTTTTTGATAGTTTCATATTCCGCACCTCTATCATTTATATTAGTGATAGTATAGCATGTTTTGGTATAAAATACAAACATAAGTTCGAATTATTGACAAGAATATACGTTCGCTTGATAATAATAGTTTAAAAGATTGGTGGAGGAAATCATATTATGAAGGGAATCATTTACTGTCGTGTGAGTACCAAAAAAGATACACAAGAAACGTCGCTGTCCCGGCAAAGGGAAGAATTAGTTTCCTTAGCGGCAAACCGAGATATCGAAATCATCGAGATAGTGGAGGAACAGGCGAGCGGATATGATTTGGATCGTGAAGGGGTTTTTCAGATAATCGAGCTTATTTCAAGTCAGCATATTGATGTCCTTCTAATCCAGGATGAAACAAGGCTTGGCAGAGGGAATGCAAAAATCGCTTTTTTACATTGGTTAAGAAAACACGAAATCAAGATATATTCTATCACGGATAATGGAGAACTGAGATTATCTGATTCTGATTCCATGGTCATGGATATTGTGGCAATTGTTGAGGAATACCAAAGAAAGCTACATAATTTGAAAATAAAGAGAGGCATGCAACGTGCGGTTAAAAGAGGGTATGACCCCACAAAAAACCTGACCAACCTCCATATGAGCCCTGGCCGCGAGAAAATTGAGGTGCCGATTGAAGAGATAGTCAGGCTTCGTAATAATAAACTTACTTTTCATGAAATCGCTGCCACATTGAGAGGGCTTGGATATGAAGTTTCAAAAGCTACTGTTAATAGAAGGTATCGTGAGTATATAGAGGATAACGACACCGGTTTGCTTGTAAAAAAACAACCTCTCTAGTAAGATAAAAGCATATCTTCACAAGGATGAAAGAAGGAGTTTTCTATGTTATCAAAAGAAAAAATAGCAAGAATCAATGCACTTTCCAAAAAGGCCAAAAGTGAAGGTCTTACAAAGGAAGAGACAGCCGAACAACAAAAGCTTCGTCAAGAGTATATCAAGACATTCCGAGCTTCCATGGAAAATACGTTGCAAGGTGTAACAATTGTGGATCCGGAAGGAAATGATGTTACTCCGGAAAAATTGAAAGAAACAAAAAAGAATTTAAAGCATTAATCGCTTTTTTTCAGAACATTGGAACATACTATTTATGATAAAATAGAATTTTTCCATGAAAAAATAAGTTAAAGAGAGAAAGGGTGGATAAGATGACACAACATATAGATCAACTTTCCATTAATACAATCCGTACATTATCTATCGATGCAATTGAAAAGGCAAACTCTGGTCACCCAGGAATGCCAATGGGTGCTGCACCTATGGGATATTCTTTATGGACAAGATTTATGAACCACAACCCTAAGAATCCGAACTGGTTTAATAGAGACCGCTTTGTACTTTCTGCAGGTCACGGTTCCATGTTACTTTATAGCCTTTTACATTTAGGCGGATATGACGTATCTATGAATGATTTAAAAGAATTCCGTCAATGGGGAAGCAAAACTCCAGGACACCCTGAAGTTGGTCACACGCCTGGTGTAGATGCAACAACTGGCCCTCTTGGACAAGGTATTGCGATGGGTGTCGGTATGGCAATGGCAGAGCGCCACTTGGCAGCTACATATAACAAAGAAGATATGGAACTTGTGAATCACTTTACATATAGCATTTGTGGAGATGGGGACTTGATGGAAGGTGTATCTGGAGAAGCTGCTTCTCTTGCATCTCACTTGAAATTGGGACGTTTTATCGTTCTTTACGATTCCAATGATATCTCGCTTGATGGTGACTTAGATCGTTCCTTCTCTGAGAGCATTGAAACGCGTTTCAAAGGATACGGCTGGCAATATATCCGCGTGGAAGATGGAAACAATTTAGAAGAAATTGCTGCTGCGGTGGAAGAAGCACAAAGTGACCTTTCCCGTCCAACCATGATTGAAGTAAAAACTACCATTGGTTACGGTTCACCAAACCGTGCAGGTAAATCGGATGTTCATGGTGCACCACTAGGCTCCGATGAATTGAAACTGACTAAGGAAGCGTACAAATGGACATTTGAGAACGATTTCCATGTTCCGGAAGAAGTTTACACTCATTTCCGTGAAACAGTTGCAGATAAAGGTGCAAAAGTGGAAGCGGAATGGAATGAAATGTTTGATGCTTACAAATCAAAATACCCAGAGCTTGGAAAACAACTTGAAGCAGCGATGAAAGGTGAACTTCCTGAAGGATGGGATTCTGAGATTCCTGTCTAT
This window of the Sutcliffiella horikoshii genome carries:
- a CDS encoding phage holin, producing the protein MSEQKQIRPISKGAWFRIVFLAFALVNQLLVVYGKSPLPFTEAQLEQLFSLVWTAVAALVAWWKDNDWSEKARSRIK
- a CDS encoding nucleoside hydrolase — its product is MKVLLFADPGIDDSLAIIYALLHPELELMGIVTGYGNVSVYDATRNASFLLALAGRSDIPVIRGSSQPLSGIPTTFYPEIHGPQGLGPIIPPEDFQADVSSFETMFEVIENNIEELVIVDVGRQTSLAFAFNLRPELMDQVKEVYLMGGAFMVPGNVTDVAEANFWGDPIATSVILNKAKKVYITPLNVTNRAIITRDIATFIFTQTSSPYKYLIPAVTNYYATFYDQVMPGIDGSPVHDVFTLYYLLNKDKTYTIQRDVRVAVVDVNRGQSIADLRMVYKKPERKHYIAMDFDYNDFIDDFTRVNLRDASQ
- a CDS encoding DUF421 domain-containing protein; translation: MDLNWIWKAVLITIIGTFLLRIAGRKSISQMTLAQVVIMIGIGSLLIQPLAGKSIWVTFGVGITLVVTLVLMEFLQLKSDIFEKLITGKSKILIENGKLNVKTLKKLRFTIDQLEMKLRQNSISSISDVKWATLEPNGQLGFELNEQAKPITKKEWNLLYQEIQLLKIMINPSSKPSCLDKEKEGNLFTEVKNGKHKLKKRPNEVLD
- the lexA gene encoding transcriptional repressor LexA, whose translation is MKLSKRQQDILDYIKKEVQAKGYPPSVREIGEAVGLASSSTVHGHLARLESKGLIRRDPTKPRAIEIMEDELVPKISAVNVPIIGKVTAGQPITAIENVEDYFPLPDRYVAPDEQVFMLEVMGDSMIEAGILDGDYVIVRQQQSANNGDIVVAMTEEDEATVKRFFKEKDYIRLQPENSTLEPIIVRNVSILGKVIGVYRNIH
- a CDS encoding YneB family resolvase-like protein, whose translation is MKGIIYCRVSTKKDTQETSLSRQREELVSLAANRDIEIIEIVEEQASGYDLDREGVFQIIELISSQHIDVLLIQDETRLGRGNAKIAFLHWLRKHEIKIYSITDNGELRLSDSDSMVMDIVAIVEEYQRKLHNLKIKRGMQRAVKRGYDPTKNLTNLHMSPGREKIEVPIEEIVRLRNNKLTFHEIAATLRGLGYEVSKATVNRRYREYIEDNDTGLLVKKQPL
- a CDS encoding DUF896 domain-containing protein; the protein is MLSKEKIARINALSKKAKSEGLTKEETAEQQKLRQEYIKTFRASMENTLQGVTIVDPEGNDVTPEKLKETKKNLKH
- the tkt gene encoding transketolase, which gives rise to MTQHIDQLSINTIRTLSIDAIEKANSGHPGMPMGAAPMGYSLWTRFMNHNPKNPNWFNRDRFVLSAGHGSMLLYSLLHLGGYDVSMNDLKEFRQWGSKTPGHPEVGHTPGVDATTGPLGQGIAMGVGMAMAERHLAATYNKEDMELVNHFTYSICGDGDLMEGVSGEAASLASHLKLGRFIVLYDSNDISLDGDLDRSFSESIETRFKGYGWQYIRVEDGNNLEEIAAAVEEAQSDLSRPTMIEVKTTIGYGSPNRAGKSDVHGAPLGSDELKLTKEAYKWTFENDFHVPEEVYTHFRETVADKGAKVEAEWNEMFDAYKSKYPELGKQLEAAMKGELPEGWDSEIPVYEEGKSLASRASSGEVLNAIAKQVPSFFGGSADLAGSNKTNIKNEADFTAEDYSGRNIWFGVREFGMGAAMNGMALHGGLKVYGGTFFVFSDYLRPAIRLAALQQLPVTYVFTHDSIAVGEDGPTHEPIEQLPSLRAMPNLCVIRPADGNETAAAWKVALESEKTPTALVLTRQNLPTIKGTDETALEGVRKGAYVISKTEKETADALILATGSEVGLAVDAQKALQQEGIHVSVVSMPSWDRFEQQSQEYKNSVLPKEVKKRLGIEMATPLGWERYTGDEGDILAINGFGASAPGERIMKEYGFTTENVVARVKALLDK